A genomic stretch from Pelagicoccus sp. SDUM812003 includes:
- a CDS encoding alkaline phosphatase yields MSANPRLFALGSFALCSLVAGSEETPERWLAEGRAAIERSAELVPIERPAKNVILVVGDGMGISTVTAGRILEGQMRGETGEENWLSFERFPYTALSKTYNVDQQTPDSAGTMTAMITGAKTDAGVLSVDQRVRRGDGPSAGNRELFTFLEKAEIAGKATGIVTTARVTHATPGACYAHTPERNWECDAKVPQGAGVADIAAQLIEMPSLWAKRGYEQVDGPEVVFGGGRANFFPQGPIDERYSSEGDSGQRLDGRNLVQEWLSSRSNAAYIHDIDTFESLDVASVGHVLGLFENSHMRYEVDRSTDIGGEPSLAEMASKALDLLEKDQDGYFLMLEAGRIDHGHHAGNAYRALHDTVALSEAVRLLVERTNPEETLIIVTADHSHVFTMAGYPGRGNDILGMVADTEGRLSKDLLGLPYTTVGYQNGPGYLGATEEQPEGFKRYPHDPHEAEHNHGGRPDLRDACSDWDSIDGCDGWAQRHLQESAYPLNSETHGGEDVGIWAIGPYAHLLHGTVEQNVIFHLMDYASAWEVDDPFAGNRK; encoded by the coding sequence ATGTCTGCAAACCCTAGACTTTTCGCCCTCGGTTCCTTCGCCCTTTGCTCCCTGGTGGCCGGTTCCGAGGAAACTCCCGAACGTTGGCTCGCTGAAGGGCGGGCTGCCATCGAGCGCTCCGCTGAACTTGTGCCGATCGAGCGACCGGCGAAAAACGTCATCTTGGTGGTGGGCGACGGCATGGGCATTTCCACTGTAACCGCTGGACGGATACTTGAAGGGCAGATGCGTGGAGAGACCGGGGAGGAGAACTGGCTCTCGTTCGAGCGGTTTCCCTATACCGCCTTGTCGAAAACCTACAACGTGGACCAGCAGACGCCCGACTCTGCTGGGACCATGACCGCCATGATCACCGGGGCCAAGACGGACGCCGGGGTGCTGTCGGTCGACCAGCGTGTGAGGCGAGGCGACGGTCCGTCCGCTGGCAATCGGGAGCTCTTCACCTTTCTGGAAAAGGCGGAAATCGCCGGAAAGGCCACCGGCATCGTCACCACCGCCCGAGTGACGCACGCCACGCCTGGAGCCTGTTACGCCCACACTCCGGAGCGCAATTGGGAATGCGACGCCAAGGTGCCGCAAGGAGCGGGAGTGGCGGACATCGCCGCTCAGCTGATCGAGATGCCGAGCCTTTGGGCGAAGCGCGGGTATGAGCAGGTGGATGGCCCGGAGGTGGTCTTCGGCGGCGGGCGAGCGAACTTTTTCCCGCAGGGGCCGATCGATGAGAGGTATTCATCCGAAGGAGACTCCGGACAGCGTCTCGATGGGCGAAACCTTGTCCAGGAGTGGTTGAGCTCGCGGTCGAACGCGGCGTATATCCACGATATCGATACGTTCGAGTCTTTGGATGTCGCTAGCGTGGGACACGTTCTTGGTCTGTTCGAAAACTCGCACATGCGGTACGAGGTGGATCGTTCGACCGATATCGGCGGGGAGCCGTCGCTGGCAGAGATGGCCAGCAAGGCGCTCGACCTATTGGAAAAGGACCAGGACGGATACTTCCTGATGCTCGAGGCGGGAAGAATCGATCACGGGCATCACGCTGGAAACGCGTATCGAGCGCTTCATGACACGGTGGCTCTGTCGGAAGCTGTCCGTCTGCTTGTGGAAAGGACGAATCCGGAGGAGACGCTGATCATCGTGACCGCGGACCACAGCCATGTCTTCACCATGGCTGGCTATCCGGGGCGGGGAAACGACATCCTCGGCATGGTCGCCGACACCGAGGGGCGTCTTTCGAAGGACTTGCTCGGGCTGCCGTATACGACGGTCGGATACCAGAATGGGCCAGGGTATCTTGGAGCGACTGAAGAGCAGCCGGAAGGGTTTAAGCGCTACCCGCACGATCCGCATGAGGCGGAGCACAATCACGGCGGTCGGCCGGACCTGCGCGACGCCTGCTCCGATTGGGACAGCATCGATGGCTGCGATGGCTGGGCCCAGCGGCATTTGCAGGAATCGGCCTATCCGCTGAACTCCGAGACGCATGGCGGAGAGGATGTGGGCATCTGGGCGATCGGCCCATACGCCCACTTGCTCCACGGCACGGTTGAGCAAAACGTGATCTTTCACCTGATGGACTACGCCTCGGCTTGGGAGGTGGACGATCCGTTCGCTGGGAACCGGAAGTAG
- a CDS encoding two-component regulator propeller domain-containing protein, which produces MLLLSFWGLSLGVSASASGLRFDSLNAAGGLSNNWVRCFYQDDYGLIWIGTSDGLDRFDGESVRVYQPEIGDSGRKLNIPVNAILGKSERQFWVATDAGLFVFDQGSGAFTLLEALGGKPCLDLMEDSDGLLWIATSDGLFTLNRGRPESLFRHAADGSDPEALPHHYVNDLHQDRQGRIWIGTKNGISLWVPGERRFLSFTAGSETGLRSGDVLAIEQDALGRIWLATSGGGLELMRFSDEGSARFELVRGGKGLDLMVDRDQALWAAMGAGGGLLRIPNLSTREVEDFSVERYGSRLGDRWSLSDDSVFCLFEDRLGDIWVGTFGNGVNYYSKRAKRFGVVRKGGPPGESISENMVNCFLEDDDYFWIGTMSGLERQRKSDGHYTVYRSELHDESTLGGDPIFALRKDSQGNLWVGGWMTGLNRYDYETDSFERFMPSVAPGSIGGSIVFDIVEDAEGALWVATDGGGLIRFDYQDRRFQRYSHAQGDPSSLRDDFLNDLLIATDGSMYVSTYHSIERFHPEEGVTERFLHTEEAENGNAGGQVMALHEDSSGRIWVGTNSGLEILDTDSGQFTVFTQKDGLPSDSIKALLEDGNGDLWVSTSRGLSVFVGAVADPQTAQFRNISENEGLSSNQFNIRAAYEGSDGLFYFGSSRGYTFFWPEEIAFNEEPPPVVFTELSLLETSPDALASFRSIGEDVNAIDELSFDYDAASFTIGFAALNYLNPSENRYRYKMTGYDSDWIEAGASGFATYTGLPAGRYTFSARGSNNDGVWSDETRSIRLRVHPPWWNTVWFRTLAGAAFLALTFFAYRARFAFLQRQREVLENRVKRRTEDLEIANRELGAKQAKIEAQNEELKDHREGLERLIRERTRELELAKRMAEESDRLKSNFLMNMSHEIRTPMNAIIGFSSLLNDEDLSHEEREEFIEVIANNGQALLVLIDDILDISLIQSDQLRLSEEPFFVDEILVELRDLYQMKQDKPIRIELLDADRIVGLSLVADPVRFRQVMNNLLSNAYKYTDEGEIRFRCVEREHELLFEVSDTGLGISERDQSRIFENFYKVDRNSSRLYPGTGIGLALCRKLVHKMGGELWVESTLGAGSSFYFTLPKKDAVPPEAARKRLHEPRECVPVGGHVLVAEDDDTNYQLVEFSFRNTDIQLHRATTGKEAVALVESQWGDRFSLVLMDINMPEMDGVEAGRIIRKLRPELPLYAVTAHAMSEDRKRFLNEGFAGVMTKPVSVDALIALVSSHCDSAP; this is translated from the coding sequence TTGTTACTTCTGTCCTTTTGGGGATTGTCGCTCGGCGTGTCCGCCTCGGCTTCGGGGCTGCGTTTCGATAGTCTCAACGCGGCCGGCGGGCTTTCCAACAATTGGGTACGCTGCTTTTACCAGGACGATTACGGCTTGATCTGGATCGGCACCAGCGACGGCTTGGACCGCTTCGACGGAGAGAGCGTCAGGGTCTACCAGCCGGAGATTGGCGATTCGGGGCGCAAGCTGAACATCCCGGTTAACGCCATCCTCGGCAAGTCGGAGCGCCAGTTTTGGGTGGCTACCGATGCCGGGCTGTTCGTCTTCGACCAAGGCAGCGGAGCGTTCACGCTGTTGGAGGCGTTGGGGGGGAAGCCATGTTTGGACTTGATGGAGGATAGCGATGGACTGCTCTGGATCGCTACCAGCGATGGACTGTTCACCCTGAACCGAGGGCGGCCAGAGAGCTTGTTCCGCCATGCGGCGGATGGCTCGGATCCGGAAGCCTTGCCGCACCACTACGTGAACGACCTGCATCAGGATCGACAGGGGCGGATCTGGATCGGCACTAAGAATGGCATTTCCCTTTGGGTGCCTGGCGAGCGGCGTTTCCTTAGCTTCACCGCTGGAAGCGAAACGGGGCTGAGGTCGGGCGACGTGCTGGCTATCGAGCAGGATGCCTTGGGCCGTATTTGGCTGGCGACTTCCGGTGGCGGCTTGGAGCTGATGCGGTTTTCGGACGAGGGCTCCGCCCGTTTCGAGCTTGTGCGAGGGGGCAAGGGGCTGGACCTGATGGTGGATCGGGATCAGGCCCTTTGGGCGGCTATGGGAGCGGGGGGCGGCTTGCTTCGCATTCCGAATCTGTCGACGAGGGAGGTGGAGGACTTTTCGGTGGAGCGCTACGGCTCGCGCTTGGGCGATCGCTGGAGTTTGAGCGACGATAGCGTGTTCTGTCTTTTCGAGGATCGGCTGGGCGACATCTGGGTGGGCACCTTCGGCAACGGGGTCAACTACTACTCCAAGCGAGCCAAGCGTTTTGGTGTGGTGAGAAAAGGCGGTCCGCCAGGCGAATCGATTTCGGAAAACATGGTGAACTGCTTTCTGGAGGATGACGACTATTTCTGGATCGGTACCATGAGCGGTCTGGAAAGGCAGCGAAAGTCCGACGGGCACTACACGGTTTATCGAAGCGAGCTGCACGATGAGAGTACTTTGGGAGGCGATCCCATCTTCGCGCTGCGCAAGGATTCCCAGGGAAACCTTTGGGTGGGCGGATGGATGACGGGCTTGAATCGCTACGACTATGAAACCGATTCCTTCGAGCGTTTCATGCCCAGCGTGGCCCCCGGCAGCATCGGCGGTTCGATCGTCTTCGACATCGTGGAGGATGCGGAGGGAGCGCTTTGGGTGGCGACCGATGGCGGTGGATTGATTCGCTTCGACTATCAGGATCGTCGCTTCCAGAGGTACTCTCATGCGCAAGGCGATCCGAGCTCCCTGCGGGACGATTTCCTAAACGACTTGCTGATCGCTACCGATGGCAGCATGTATGTTTCCACGTACCATTCGATCGAGCGCTTCCATCCGGAAGAGGGCGTGACTGAACGGTTTCTCCATACCGAGGAGGCCGAAAACGGAAACGCGGGAGGTCAGGTCATGGCCTTGCACGAGGACAGTTCCGGGCGCATCTGGGTGGGCACCAATTCCGGTCTCGAGATACTGGATACGGATAGCGGACAGTTTACCGTTTTCACGCAGAAGGACGGTCTTCCCTCCGACAGCATCAAGGCTTTGTTGGAGGACGGAAACGGCGACCTCTGGGTGTCCACCAGCCGTGGGCTTTCCGTTTTCGTAGGCGCGGTGGCCGATCCCCAGACGGCGCAATTTAGAAATATCAGCGAGAACGAAGGGCTCTCCTCCAACCAGTTCAACATACGCGCCGCATACGAAGGATCGGACGGCTTGTTCTATTTTGGAAGTTCCCGGGGATACACCTTCTTCTGGCCGGAGGAGATCGCCTTCAACGAAGAGCCTCCGCCAGTGGTGTTCACGGAGTTGAGCTTGCTGGAAACCTCCCCTGACGCGCTCGCCTCCTTTCGTTCGATCGGCGAGGATGTGAATGCGATCGACGAATTGAGCTTCGACTACGATGCCGCCAGTTTCACCATTGGCTTCGCTGCGTTGAACTATCTCAATCCGAGCGAGAATCGCTATCGGTATAAGATGACTGGATACGATAGCGACTGGATCGAAGCCGGCGCTTCGGGTTTCGCGACCTACACCGGTCTGCCTGCAGGTCGGTACACCTTTAGCGCGAGGGGCTCCAACAACGATGGAGTTTGGTCTGACGAAACCCGCTCGATCCGTCTCCGGGTGCATCCGCCTTGGTGGAACACGGTGTGGTTCCGCACGCTCGCGGGCGCCGCGTTCCTGGCTTTGACGTTTTTCGCCTATCGGGCGCGATTCGCCTTTTTGCAGCGGCAGCGAGAGGTTTTGGAGAATCGCGTGAAGCGGCGCACGGAGGACTTGGAGATCGCCAACCGCGAGCTGGGAGCCAAGCAGGCCAAGATCGAAGCTCAGAACGAGGAACTGAAGGATCATCGCGAAGGATTGGAGCGATTGATCCGCGAGCGCACGCGAGAGCTGGAGCTGGCCAAGCGGATGGCGGAGGAATCGGATCGCCTCAAGTCGAACTTTCTCATGAACATGAGTCACGAGATCCGCACCCCGATGAACGCCATCATCGGCTTTTCCTCGCTGCTCAATGACGAGGACCTTTCTCATGAGGAGCGAGAGGAATTTATCGAGGTGATCGCGAACAACGGACAGGCCTTGCTGGTCCTGATCGATGACATACTGGACATTTCCCTGATCCAGTCGGATCAGCTTCGTCTTTCGGAAGAGCCGTTTTTCGTGGATGAAATCCTGGTCGAGCTGCGAGACTTGTATCAGATGAAGCAGGACAAGCCGATTCGTATCGAACTATTGGATGCGGATCGGATCGTGGGGCTCTCGTTGGTCGCAGATCCAGTCCGTTTTCGGCAGGTGATGAACAACCTGCTGAGCAACGCGTACAAGTACACGGACGAGGGGGAGATTCGGTTCCGTTGCGTGGAGCGGGAGCACGAGCTCTTGTTTGAAGTTTCGGATACGGGGCTTGGGATCAGCGAGCGGGATCAGTCCCGCATCTTTGAAAACTTCTACAAGGTGGATCGGAATAGCTCTCGCTTGTATCCGGGCACGGGCATCGGCTTGGCCCTTTGTCGAAAGCTGGTCCATAAGATGGGCGGCGAACTCTGGGTCGAGTCGACCCTGGGCGCTGGTTCGAGCTTCTACTTCACGCTGCCGAAAAAGGATGCGGTCCCGCCCGAAGCCGCTCGGAAGCGCCTGCATGAGCCGCGGGAGTGCGTTCCAGTGGGAGGGCACGTCCTGGTCGCGGAGGACGACGATACGAACTATCAGCTGGTGGAGTTCTCCTTTCGCAATACCGACATCCAGCTGCATCGAGCAACCACGGGGAAGGAAGCGGTGGCGCTCGTGGAATCTCAATGGGGGGATCGCTTCAGTCTAGTCCTGATGGACATCAATATGCCGGAAATGGATGGCGTGGAAGCGGGGCGCATCATCCGCAAGCTTCGCCCGGAGCTGCCATTGTATGCAGTCACAGCCCACGCGATGTCGGAAGATCGAAAGCGATTTCTCAACGAGGGCTTCGCCGGCGTGATGACCAAGCCAGTCAGTGTCGACGCCTTGATCGCGCTCGTGTCGTCACACTGCGATTCGGCCCCCTAG
- a CDS encoding glycoside hydrolase family 5 protein has product MTRLAITTLLSLSLLMASCTNTQQALTDPPVVPALSVDGTQLVNEHGEPVVLRGVSYGWHNWWPRFYNEDTVKWLKEDWGVDVVRAAMGIHFEEKKRTYNAHPEKAVKIISRVIDGAIENGVYVIIDFHSHHLELELAKTFFADMAERYGKYPNVIYEIYNEPIHDTWPEVKAYAEEVISVIRAIDPDNLILVGNPHWDQDLHIVADNQIEGVSNIMYTLHYYAATHGEYLRERGDYALSKGAPIFISESAGMEASGDGPLDYDAWKVWRDWAEERKISWITWSVSDKDETCSFLFPKASSRGSWKESDLRESAKATRKILREKAGLD; this is encoded by the coding sequence ATGACACGACTCGCTATCACTACCCTCCTCTCCCTCTCCCTGCTCATGGCATCCTGCACCAACACCCAACAGGCGCTCACCGATCCGCCCGTAGTGCCCGCGCTCAGCGTCGACGGCACGCAACTGGTCAACGAGCACGGCGAACCCGTGGTCCTGCGCGGGGTCAGCTATGGCTGGCACAACTGGTGGCCACGATTCTACAACGAGGACACGGTCAAGTGGCTGAAGGAAGACTGGGGCGTAGACGTGGTGCGAGCCGCCATGGGCATCCATTTCGAGGAGAAAAAACGCACCTACAACGCTCACCCCGAAAAGGCGGTCAAGATCATCTCGAGGGTCATCGACGGAGCGATCGAAAACGGGGTGTACGTCATCATCGACTTTCACAGCCACCACTTGGAGCTGGAGCTGGCAAAGACCTTCTTCGCCGATATGGCGGAACGCTACGGCAAGTATCCAAACGTCATATACGAAATCTACAACGAGCCGATCCACGATACCTGGCCCGAAGTCAAGGCGTACGCCGAAGAGGTCATCTCCGTCATCCGGGCCATCGATCCGGACAACCTGATCCTCGTCGGCAATCCCCATTGGGATCAGGACTTGCACATCGTCGCCGACAATCAGATCGAAGGCGTATCCAATATCATGTACACGCTGCACTACTACGCGGCGACGCATGGAGAGTACCTCCGCGAACGCGGAGACTACGCTCTGAGCAAGGGCGCCCCCATCTTCATTTCCGAATCCGCCGGCATGGAGGCATCGGGCGATGGCCCCTTGGACTACGACGCCTGGAAAGTCTGGCGAGACTGGGCCGAAGAACGAAAGATCAGCTGGATCACCTGGTCCGTGTCCGACAAGGACGAAACCTGCTCGTTCCTCTTTCCGAAAGCCAGCAGCAGGGGCAGCTGGAAGGAATCCGACCTGAGGGAATCCGCTAAAGCGACCCGCAAGATCCTTCGCGAAAAGGCCGGGTTGGACTAG
- a CDS encoding ATP-binding protein — translation MENRGPSQSAKQPERSVPTASDNDLLTALLEGASDYIYFKDRNSRFIRVNRCMATAFGLKDPRDAEGKTDFDFFTDEHAQAARDDELRIMETGVSMIGKVERETWPNGSVTWVSSSKIALRNEVGKIVGLFGISRDITSAVESERELRRLNKLLVQASRQAGMAEIATGMLHNVGNILNSANVSCSVISDTVSGSKLSRLGDLVRLLDRHKDDLPAYLSEDPRGQRVPEFLASLSECLESEQRNVREELRLLRQCLEHIKFIVTSQQDYASAPKVREEALLKDVIEEAARIHRSSFDRHEVAIVMELEAIPEMMIDRHKLLQVLVNLMQNAKFACMKKGSDQKRVTLRSRLLENGKVEIEVEDNGIGIPEENLTRIFNYGFTTRSDGHGFGLHTSALDVADMGGRLSVTSGGVGYGACFKMLLPFSKGEEGEKS, via the coding sequence GTGGAGAATAGGGGCCCCAGTCAGTCAGCCAAGCAGCCGGAGAGATCGGTTCCGACCGCATCGGATAACGATTTGCTGACGGCGCTGCTGGAAGGGGCATCGGACTACATCTATTTTAAGGATCGAAACTCCCGTTTCATCCGGGTCAATCGCTGCATGGCGACCGCCTTTGGTCTGAAGGATCCGCGAGATGCGGAGGGCAAGACGGACTTCGATTTCTTCACTGACGAGCACGCCCAGGCCGCTCGCGATGACGAGCTCCGCATCATGGAGACGGGCGTTTCGATGATTGGCAAGGTCGAGCGCGAGACCTGGCCCAACGGCAGTGTCACCTGGGTGTCCTCTTCCAAGATCGCGTTGCGCAACGAGGTGGGCAAAATCGTGGGCTTGTTTGGCATCAGCCGCGACATCACTTCCGCGGTGGAGTCCGAGCGCGAGCTGCGGCGCTTGAACAAGCTGCTGGTGCAGGCCTCTCGTCAGGCCGGCATGGCGGAGATCGCGACCGGCATGCTGCACAATGTGGGAAACATCCTGAACTCCGCCAACGTGTCGTGTTCGGTCATTTCGGACACGGTTTCCGGTTCCAAGCTCTCGCGGCTGGGGGACCTGGTCAGGCTGCTTGATCGGCACAAGGATGATCTGCCCGCCTATTTGAGCGAGGATCCCCGCGGGCAGCGGGTGCCGGAATTCCTAGCCAGCCTCAGCGAGTGTTTGGAGTCGGAGCAGCGAAACGTGCGCGAGGAGCTGCGGCTGCTGCGCCAGTGCCTGGAGCACATCAAGTTCATCGTCACCTCGCAGCAGGACTACGCATCCGCTCCCAAGGTTCGGGAAGAGGCGTTGCTCAAGGACGTGATCGAGGAGGCGGCCCGGATCCATCGCTCGAGCTTCGACCGGCATGAGGTCGCCATCGTGATGGAGTTGGAAGCCATCCCCGAAATGATGATCGATCGTCACAAACTGCTCCAAGTGCTGGTGAATCTCATGCAAAATGCAAAGTTCGCATGCATGAAAAAGGGGTCGGATCAAAAGCGTGTCACCTTGCGCTCCCGGCTGCTGGAAAATGGAAAGGTGGAAATCGAAGTGGAGGACAATGGGATCGGGATCCCCGAGGAGAACCTCACCCGCATCTTCAACTACGGTTTCACCACCCGCAGCGATGGGCACGGATTCGGTCTGCACACCAGCGCCTTGGATGTGGCGGACATGGGCGGCCGCCTCTCGGTCACCAGTGGCGGCGTCGGTTACGGAGCCTGTTTCAAGATGCTGCTTCCCTTCTCCAAAGGAGAAGAAGGCGAGAAAAGCTGA
- a CDS encoding DNA starvation/stationary phase protection protein, which yields MKTKKKKTTNALTEALRLALADSYAVLAQTHLCHWNVRGPSFFALHAAFEEQYTELFPAVDEIAERIRALGELAPGGLGSLAKIAGIEEIEEDAPAEKMVSHLRDINTRLVKDLAKARDAAAEADDSETEDMMIARIQVHEKTIWMLDSYLA from the coding sequence ATGAAGACGAAAAAGAAAAAAACGACCAACGCTCTCACGGAAGCCTTGCGCCTTGCGCTCGCCGACAGCTACGCGGTGCTAGCCCAGACGCACCTCTGCCACTGGAATGTTCGGGGGCCGAGCTTCTTCGCCCTGCATGCGGCGTTCGAGGAGCAGTACACCGAGCTCTTTCCGGCGGTCGACGAGATCGCGGAACGCATCCGGGCTTTGGGCGAGCTGGCGCCGGGAGGTCTTGGCAGTTTGGCCAAGATCGCTGGCATCGAGGAAATCGAAGAGGACGCCCCCGCGGAGAAGATGGTTTCCCACTTGAGAGACATCAACACGCGCTTGGTGAAGGACCTCGCCAAGGCTCGCGATGCAGCGGCCGAAGCGGACGACTCGGAAACCGAGGACATGATGATCGCCCGCATCCAGGTGCACGAGAAGACCATCTGGATGCTCGACAGCTACTTGGCCTAA
- a CDS encoding DUF4914 family protein has protein sequence MNKAETQFTHPLINFELPEEVAAILAQAPSVVVPESLDDLKALSLRDADEQGWHEVAYEVEGQGKVVEAKVCRVSNGIAANYLEPYMRRRDPDCMVIGDQGATDKPTYEGRYGKPFDGLRQETFDWLAKQELAIFPFSAGLPGKGTDALVVGPANAGFFALGLALLQGMLKPDEVPEGFSPKAIIYVAPPFRHTDFGGKQVVVHNRLAGMHELFSYNLYPGPSAKKGIYGVLLTLGEQQKWITMHCSTVEVVTPYDSRVVISHEGASGGGKSELLEQAHRQPDGSLLLGENIVTGVKRTISLPQACDLRPITDDMALCHPSLDRGTGKLGLMDAEDAWFLRVNHIDKYGVDPNLESLTVHPSEDLLFLNIKAQPGATALIWEHIEDEPGSPCPNPRVIVPRKAIPNIVNEQVEVDIRSFGVRCPPCTADNPSYGIIGMFHILPPALAWLWRLVAPRGHANPSIVDTGGMSSEGVGSYWPFATGRRVDQANLILKQIVATPEVSYILMPNQHIGAWKVSFMPQWITREYLARRNGAKFSEKQVMASRCPLLGWNPESILVESRQVGTRYFNVNEQPEVGEAAYDEGARILTEFFHKELSQFLTEDLDPLGKQIIEACLNGATVEDYDKLLGNGTLRKA, from the coding sequence ATGAACAAAGCTGAGACACAATTCACTCATCCTCTCATCAACTTCGAGCTTCCTGAGGAAGTCGCGGCGATTCTCGCCCAGGCTCCATCGGTGGTGGTGCCCGAGAGTCTCGACGACTTGAAGGCCTTGTCCTTGCGGGACGCCGACGAGCAGGGCTGGCACGAAGTCGCCTACGAGGTCGAAGGCCAGGGCAAAGTGGTAGAGGCCAAGGTATGCCGCGTCAGCAACGGCATCGCGGCCAACTATCTGGAGCCGTACATGCGCCGTCGCGACCCGGACTGCATGGTGATCGGCGACCAGGGAGCCACTGACAAGCCGACCTACGAGGGCCGCTACGGCAAGCCCTTCGACGGGCTGCGTCAGGAGACATTCGACTGGCTGGCCAAGCAGGAGCTGGCGATCTTCCCCTTCAGCGCCGGTCTTCCGGGCAAGGGCACCGACGCTTTGGTGGTCGGTCCGGCGAACGCTGGCTTCTTCGCCCTCGGTCTGGCCCTGCTGCAGGGCATGCTGAAGCCGGACGAGGTGCCCGAAGGCTTTTCCCCCAAGGCCATCATCTACGTGGCCCCACCCTTCCGTCACACCGATTTCGGCGGCAAGCAGGTCGTGGTGCACAATCGCCTCGCCGGCATGCATGAGCTTTTCAGCTACAATCTCTACCCGGGTCCCAGCGCCAAGAAGGGCATCTACGGGGTGCTGCTGACTCTCGGGGAACAGCAGAAGTGGATCACCATGCACTGCTCCACCGTGGAGGTGGTCACTCCCTACGACAGCAGGGTAGTCATCTCCCACGAAGGGGCGAGCGGCGGCGGAAAGAGCGAGCTGCTCGAGCAAGCCCACCGCCAGCCGGATGGGTCCCTGCTCCTGGGCGAGAACATCGTGACCGGCGTGAAGCGCACCATCAGCCTGCCTCAGGCTTGCGACCTGCGACCCATCACCGACGACATGGCCCTCTGCCACCCGTCGCTGGACCGCGGCACGGGAAAACTCGGCCTTATGGACGCCGAAGACGCTTGGTTCCTGCGCGTCAACCACATCGACAAGTATGGCGTGGATCCAAATCTGGAAAGCCTCACCGTGCACCCGTCCGAGGACCTGCTTTTCCTCAACATCAAAGCCCAGCCGGGAGCGACCGCCCTCATCTGGGAGCACATCGAAGACGAGCCGGGCTCGCCCTGCCCGAACCCGCGGGTGATCGTTCCACGCAAGGCCATTCCCAACATCGTCAACGAGCAGGTAGAGGTCGACATCCGCAGCTTCGGCGTGCGCTGCCCGCCTTGCACGGCGGACAATCCTAGCTACGGCATCATTGGCATGTTCCACATCCTGCCGCCCGCCCTAGCCTGGCTCTGGCGTCTGGTGGCGCCGCGCGGACACGCCAATCCGAGCATCGTGGACACCGGAGGCATGTCGTCTGAAGGCGTCGGCTCCTACTGGCCCTTCGCTACGGGCCGCCGCGTCGATCAGGCCAACCTGATTCTCAAGCAAATCGTGGCAACTCCCGAGGTCAGCTACATCCTGATGCCCAACCAGCACATCGGGGCCTGGAAGGTCAGCTTCATGCCGCAGTGGATCACCCGCGAATACCTGGCCCGTCGCAACGGAGCCAAGTTTTCCGAAAAGCAGGTCATGGCCTCGCGCTGTCCGTTGCTGGGCTGGAATCCGGAATCGATCCTGGTGGAATCGCGCCAGGTCGGCACTCGCTACTTCAACGTGAACGAGCAGCCGGAAGTCGGCGAAGCGGCCTACGACGAAGGGGCCAGAATCCTCACCGAGTTCTTCCACAAGGAGCTCTCGCAGTTCCTCACCGAAGATCTGGATCCGCTGGGCAAGCAGATCATCGAAGCCTGCCTCAACGGAGCCACGGTCGAGGACTACGACAAACTGCTGGGCAACGGAACCCTGCGCAAGGCGTAG
- a CDS encoding AraC family transcriptional regulator produces the protein MPRLVLQILRQRLDRTGLLDRAVNDARLLFRKRLQLLPEGEEATWEQLSVELKIGAVVLGHLTLSPRGEAVQEGALRRWLQWVGQDMSDSLSMPHAHEFSAMPKSIVEAARFIREHHHEGLTLASVAAVVKLSRERLSRLFHETMGITFSEYLNHARLEAARPLLRQSSMKVTDIAYESGFQSLSQFHRRFRAAEGCSPLEYRERGKSQSGT, from the coding sequence ATGCCTCGGCTTGTTTTACAGATTTTGCGCCAGCGACTGGATCGCACGGGATTGCTGGACCGCGCGGTGAACGATGCTCGTTTGCTCTTTCGCAAGCGGCTTCAACTGCTGCCTGAGGGGGAGGAGGCCACGTGGGAGCAGCTTTCGGTGGAGCTGAAGATCGGGGCCGTGGTGCTCGGGCACCTGACTCTGAGTCCTCGTGGCGAGGCCGTGCAGGAGGGCGCGTTGCGGCGATGGCTTCAGTGGGTGGGGCAGGATATGTCTGACTCTTTGAGCATGCCGCACGCCCACGAGTTTTCCGCTATGCCGAAGAGCATCGTCGAGGCGGCTCGTTTTATCCGCGAACATCACCATGAAGGGCTCACGCTCGCCAGTGTGGCCGCTGTCGTGAAGCTCAGCCGAGAGCGCTTGTCTCGGCTCTTCCACGAAACCATGGGCATAACGTTTTCCGAATACCTGAACCACGCTCGACTGGAGGCTGCCCGTCCTCTTTTGAGGCAGAGTTCGATGAAGGTGACGGATATCGCCTACGAGAGCGGATTTCAGTCCCTCTCCCAGTTCCATCGCCGTTTCCGAGCCGCGGAAGGCTGCAGTCCGCTGGAGTATCGGGAGCGCGGCAAGTCGCAGTCTGGGACGTAG